TACTATTATTGGTGCCGTTGGCCGATATGGTGGAACGTCGTCGTTTAATCATCGTGATGATGCTACTGGCAACAGTCGGACTCTTTATCAACGCCATGGCACCCAATTTATATTGGTTATTGCTGGGAACCGCTGTGGCCGGTGCCTGTTCTGTAGTCGCGCAGGTTTTGGTGCCGCTGGCAGCAACCTTGGCCGATCCTTCACAGCGTGGCCGGGTAGTCGGAACGGTGATGGGAGGCTTGTTGCTGGGGATTTTGCTGGCGCGGGTGGTGGCCGGGATGATCTCGACGCTGGTTTCCTGGCAGGCGGTGTACTGGCTGGCCGCGATGGCGATGCTGCTCATTACTTTGTTGCTGGCGCGAACCTTGCCCGTTTATCGGACTGAAACTGTCATCGGTTATCGTGAGCTGATGCGGTCATTATTGAGCTTATTCGGCTCCGAACCCAAGCTCAGATCACGTTCATTTCTCGGCGGACTGTCATTTGCCATGTTCACCATGTTCTGGACCCCGCTGGCGTTCTTGTTGGCCAATCCACCCTATGAATATTCCGATGCCACCATCGGCTTGTTTGGCTTAGCGGGCGTTGCCGGGGTAGCCGCAGCGCGTTGGGCGGGTAAACTGGCTGATGCCGGTAAAGGTAATACCGGTACCTGGCTGGGGCTCGGCTGCTCACTTGTCA
This portion of the Shewanella yunxiaonensis genome encodes:
- a CDS encoding MFS transporter; its protein translation is MASTETRMLSPLLVLLMAVATGVAVANNYYVQPLLDTIANYFKVSHTAAGMLVTTAQLFYGAGLLLLVPLADMVERRRLIIVMMLLATVGLFINAMAPNLYWLLLGTAVAGACSVVAQVLVPLAATLADPSQRGRVVGTVMGGLLLGILLARVVAGMISTLVSWQAVYWLAAMAMLLITLLLARTLPVYRTETVIGYRELMRSLLSLFGSEPKLRSRSFLGGLSFAMFTMFWTPLAFLLANPPYEYSDATIGLFGLAGVAGVAAARWAGKLADAGKGNTGTWLGLGCSLVSWMLLFFAGNSLLLLLAGVVLLDLAVQMTHVSNQNVIYSLQQQLRNRLNAGYMTCYFIGGALGSWVSVNLYQFGGWTAVCAGGTVLALTGLAYTWFKSHAVQSL